From the genome of Lotus japonicus ecotype B-129 chromosome 6, LjGifu_v1.2, one region includes:
- the LOC130722168 gene encoding uncharacterized protein LOC130722168 has protein sequence MRRTTLSKESAQSWKRATRRPSARKKIRMTKIRGMASSKGKIKGSRYSSRPRSSEQRRPWQSKSHRQREEADMVMNTELTDMLREARGANLVDEPEAPKYQSRDANPKKWCEFHRSAGHSTDDCWTLQREIDKLIRAGYQGNRQGQWRNNGDHNKTHKREEERVDTKGKKKQESAAIATRGADDTFAQHSGPPVGTINTIAGGFGGGGDTHAARKRHVRAVNSVHEVAFGFVHPDITISMADFEGIKPHKDDPIVVQLRMNSFNVRRVLLDQGSSADIIYGDAFDKLGLTDSDLTPYAGTLVGFAGEQVMVRGYIDLDTIFGEDECARVLKVRYLVLQVVASYNVIIGRNTLNRLCAVISTAHLAVKYPLSSGNVGKLKVDRKMARECYNNCLNLYGKKSALVGHRCYEIEASDENLDPRGEGRVNRPTPIEETKALKFGDRTLKIGTRLTEEQETRLTKLLGENLDLFVWSCKDMPGIDPNFICHRLALNPSVKPVSQLRRRLGGDKGKAVQQEVDKLLPAEFIREVKYPTWLANVVMVKKANGKWRMCVDYTDLNKACPKDSYPLPSIDSLVDGASGNELLSLMDAYSGYHQIRMHPADEDKTAFMTARVNYCYRTMPFGLKNAGATNQRLMDRVFAGQVGRNMEVYVDDMIVKSVRGLDHHQDLGEALGEIRKHNMRLNPEKCSFGVQGGKFLGFMITSRGIEINPDKCKAIQQMKSPSNVKEVQRLTGRIAALSRFLPKSGDRSFPFFKCLRKNVAFEWTAECEEAFVRLKELLSSPPILSKPIQGHPLHLYFAVSDSALSSVILQEVDGEH, from the coding sequence atgaggaggacgacgctttcaaaagaaagcgcgcaaagctggaaaagggcgacacgtcgcccaagcgcgcgaaaaaagataagaatgacgaagataagggggatggcaagcagcaaagGCAAGATAAAGGGAAGCCGGTATTCAAGCCGACCAAGGAGCAGTGAACAGCGccggccatggcaatccaagtcccatcgccagcgggaggaagctgACATGGTAATGAATACTGAATTAACGGATATGCTCCGTGAGGCGAGgggcgcaaatctagtggatgagccagaggcccctaagtatcaatcacgggacgccaatcccaagaagtggtgtgaattccatcggtccgccgggcacagcacagacgactgctggactttgcagcgggaaattgataagttgattcgggcgggatatcaaggaaatcgccaaggccagtggcgcaacaacggcgatcacaacaaaacgcataagcgagaggaggagcgagtggacactaagggcaagaaaaagcaagaatcagcggctatcgccacaagaggagctgatgacacgttcgctcaacactcaggaccgcccgtcgggaccataaacaccatcgctggaggatttggcggcggtggcgacacccatgcggcgcggaaacgccatgttcgtgccgttaattccgttcatgaggtcgcttttggatttgtacaccctgacataacaatctcgatggcagactttgaggggataaagcctcataaggatgacccgatcgtagtgcagttaaggatgaacagtttcaacgttagaagggtactcctggatcagggtagttcggctgatattatctatggcgatgcattcgacaagttgggactaactgacagtgatctgactccatatgcgggaaccttggtaggtttcgcgggggagcaagtgatggtgcgaggatacattgatctagacacaatattcggggaagatgagtgtgccagggttttgaaggtaaggtatctggttctccaggtggtggcgtcttacaacgtcatcattgggcgaaatacattgaatcgcctttgtgctgtaatttctacagcccacttggcggtcaagtatccgctaagcagtggaaatgttggaaagctgaaggtggaccggaagatggcgagggagtgttacaataattgccttaacttgtatggcaagaagagtgcgttggtcggtcatagatgttatgaaattgaagcttcggatgaaaatcttgacccacgtggcgaggggcgggtaaacaggcccacgccgattgaagaaacgaaggcgctaaagtttggcgatcgcactttgaagattgggaccagactgacagaagagcaggagacgcgcctgacaaagctgcttggggagaacttagatttgtttgtttggagctgcaaagacatgcctggaattgatccaaacttcatctgccatcgactagcattgaatccaagtgtcaagcctgtttcacaacttaggcggcgcttgggaggagacaagggaaaggcggttcaacaggaagttgacaagttgctgccggcagagttcatcagggaagtgaagtatccgacgtggttggcgaacgtcgtaatggtgaagaaggcgaacgggaagtggcgaatgtgtgtagattacacagacttaaacaaagcatgtccaaaagattcatatccccttcccagcattgatagcctcgttgatggtgcctcgggcaacgaactgcttagcttgatggacgcttattctggctatcatcagatccgcatgcacccggcagacgaggacaaaacggctttcatgaccgccagagtcaattattgctatcgcaccatgccgtttggactaaagaacgctggggcgaccaaccaaaggttgatggatagggtttttgctgggcaggtgggaagaaacatggaggtttacgttgatgatatgattgttaaatcggtacgtggtttggaccatcatcaagatctcgGGGAAGCATTaggcgagataaggaagcacaatatgcgcctcaacccggagaaatgctcttttggtgttcagggtggcaagtttttgggattcatgatcacatccagaggaatagagataaacccagataaatgtaaggcgattcagcagatgaaaagcccttctaatgtgaaggaggtccaacgtttaacagggcgaatagcagcgttatctcggtttcttcctaagtctggtgacagatctttcccttttttcaagtgtcttcgcaagaatgtcgcatttgagtggacggcggagtgtgaggaagcttttgttcgcctcaaggaactcctatcgtcgcCACCAATCTTGTCGAagccaatacagggacacccgctgcatttgtattttgctgtgagcgatagtgctctgagttctgtgatattgcAGGAGGTAGATGGCGAACattga
- the LOC130725332 gene encoding predicted GPI-anchored protein 58, translating to MARGTVVTVNEEDDDVWMDLCLILVSLQSDDLASVAAVTETTTVPAPTSATAAAESTAGAESTAGATIASSGAIATSADTNTNISQSPAVEKPAATNAAASSDTPAGEKEKEDETPKSPTRQDAPPSPPQQMMGAPCPPRLIKRKDPALAPPLPLKQPGLSKLLLPRAALQAITICSPMPSNPQNSCSLASTATP from the exons ATGGCGAGGGGAACGGTGGTGACGgtaaatgaagaagatgatgatgtgtGGATGGAtctttgtttgattttggtctCTCTTCAATCTGATGATCTTG cctccgtcgccgcggTCACCGAGACAACCACCGTCCCGGCTCCTACTTCTGCCACTGCCGCCGCCGAGTCCACTGCTGGCGCCGAGTCCACTGCTGGCGCCACAATCGCCTCCTCCGGTGCCATAGCCACCTCCGCTGACACAAACACCAACATTTCCCAATCTCCGGCTGTTGAGAAACCTGCTGCCACCAATGCCGCTGCGTCTTCCGATACTCCtgctggggagaaagaaaaagaagatgaaacccCGAAATCTCCCACCCGCCaggacgcacctcctagcccacCCCAACAAATGATGGGGGCTCCATGCcctccccgcctcatcaagaggAAAGATCCTGCCCTGGCGCCACCATTACCTCTGAAGCAGCCCGGATTGAGCAAGCTCCTGCTCCCGAGGGCAGCTCTACAAGCTATTACAATATGCTCCCCAATGCCATCGAACCCTCAGAATTCCTGCTCACTGGCCTCAACCGcgacgccatag